A genome region from Myripristis murdjan chromosome 16, fMyrMur1.1, whole genome shotgun sequence includes the following:
- the atp1a3b gene encoding sodium/potassium-transporting ATPase subunit alpha-3b isoform X2, whose protein sequence is MGDKDDRSPKKKKGGKDMDDLKKEVPITEHKMSVEEVCRKYQTDIVQGLTNAKAAEFLIRDGPNALTPPPTTPEWVKFCRQLFGGFSILLWTGAILCFLAYAIQAATEDDPAGDNLYLGIVLTAVVIITGCFSYFQEAKSSKIMESFKNMVPQQALVIREGEKVQINAEEVVAGDLIEVKGGDRVPADIRVVSAHGCKVDNSSLTGESEPQNRSPDCTHDNPLETRNIAFFSTNCVEGTARGIVIYTGDRTVMGRIATLTSGLETGKTPIAKEIEHFIHIITGVAVFLGVTFFILALILGYTWLEAVIFLIGIIVANVPEGLLATVTVCLTLTAKRMAKKNCLVKNLEAVETLGSTSTICSDKTGTLTQNRMTVAHMWFDNQIHEADTTEDQSGASFDKSSVTWVALARIAALCNRAQFKAGQESLPILKRDVAGDASESALLKCIELSCGSVRAMRDKNKKVAEIPFNSTNKYQLSVHETEDPNDNRYLLVMKGAPERILDRCSTILLQGKEQPMDEEMKEAFQNAYMELGGLGERVLGFCHLLMPEDQYPKGFAFDTDDVNFQTDNLCFVGLMSMIDPPRAAVPDAVGKCRSAGIKVIMVTGDHPITAKAIAKGVGIISEGNETVEDIAARLNIPVSQVNPRDAKACVIHGTDLKDLSQDQMDDILRNHTEIVFARTSPQQKLIIVEGCQRQGAIVAVTGDGVNDSPALKKADIGVAMGISGSDVSKQAADMILLDDNFASIVTGVEEGRLIFDNLKKSIAYTLTSNIPEITPFLLFIIVNIPLPLGTITILCIDLGTDMVPAISLAYEAAESDIMKRQPRNPARDKLVNERLISIAYGQIGMIQALGGFFSYFVILAENGFLPSILVGIRLNWDDRSVNDLEDSYGQQWTYEQRKIVEFTCHTAFFVSIVVVQWADVIICKTRRNSVFQQGMRNKILIFGLFEETALAAFLSYCPGMDVALRMYPLKPTWWLCALPYSFLIFVYDEIRKLLLRRNPGGWVEKETYY, encoded by the exons ATGGGG GACAAAGATGACCGCTCccccaagaagaagaaggggggcAAGGATATGGATGACCTGAAGAAGGAAGTGCCCATT acGGAACACAAAATGTCTGTAGAGGAAGTATGCAGGAAATACCAGACCGATATTGTccag GGACTAACCAATGCCAAGGCTGCAGAGTTTCTGATCAGGGACGGTCCCAAtgctctcactcctcctcccaccaCCCCGGAGTGGGTCAAGTTCTGTCGCCAGCTGTTTGGTGGATTCTCCATCCTGCTGTGGACCGGTGCCATCCTTTGCTTCCTGGCCTACGCCATCCAGGCAGCCACTGAGGACGACCCTGCAGGAGACAAT ttgTACCTAGGTATCGTGCTCACAGCTGTCGTCATCATCACCGGTTGCTTCTCATACTTCCAGGAGGCCAAGAGCTCTAAAATCATGGAGTCCTTCAAGAACATGGTGCCCCAG CAAGCATTGGTGATCCGTGAGGGAGAAAAGGTCCAGATCAATGCTGAGGAGGTGGTTGCTGGAGATCTGATTGAGGTGAAAGGAGGAGACAGGGTCCCTGCCGATATCCGGGTGGTTTCTGCACATGGCTGCAAG GTGGATAACTCCTCCCTAACAGGCGAATCAGAGCCTCAGAACAGGTCACCTGACTGTACCCATGACAACCCCTTGGAGACCCGTAACATTGCTTTCTTCTCCACCAACTGTGTGGAAG GCACGGCACGTGGCATCGTGATCTACACTGGAGACCGCACTGTCATGGGCCGCATTGCTACTCTGACTTCTGGCCTGGAGACTGGCAAGACCCCCATCGCCAAGGAGATTGAGCACTTTATTCACATCATCACAGGTGTGGCTGTGTTCCTCGGTGTGACCTTTTTCATCCTGGCCCTCATCCTGGGCTACACCTGGCTGGAGGCTGTCATCTTCCTCATCGGCATCATTGTGGCTAATGTGCCTGAGGGGCTGCTGGCTACTGTCACT GTGTGTCTGACTCTGACTGCCAAGCGTATGGCCAAGAAGAACTGCCTGGTAAAGAACCTGGAAGCCGTAGAGACCCTGGGTTCAACCTCCACCATCTGCTCTGACAAGACAGGCACCCTGACCCAGAACAGGATGACCGTGGCTCACATGTGGTTCGACAACCAGATCCACGAGGCTGACACCACCGAAGACCAGTCTG GTGCCTCTTTTGACAAGAGCTCAGTGACATGGGTAGCTCTGGCTCGTATTGCTGCCCTGTGTAACCGTGCCCAGTTCAAAGCAGGCCAGGAGTCCCTGCCCATCCTGAAACGAGACGTGGCTGGCGATGCCTCTGAGTCGGCCCTGCTGAAGTGTATCGAGCTGTCCTGTGGCTCTGTCAGGGCGATGAGGGACAAGAATAAGAAGGTGGCCGAGATCCCCTTCAACTCCACCAACAAATACCAG CTTTCAGTGCATGAGACAGAAGACCCCAATGACAACCGCTACCTGCTGGTGATGAAGGGAGCCCCTGAGAGGATCCTTGACCGTTGCTCGACCATCTTGCTGCAGGGCAAGGAGCAGCCTATGGACGAAGAGATGAAAGAAGCTTTCCAGAATGCCTACATGGAGCTGGGAggactgggagagagagtgcTGG GTTTCTGCCACCTGCTAATGCCAGAGGACCAGTATCCCAAGGGCTTTGCCTTTGACACCGATGATGTCAACTTCCAGACAGACAACCTTTGCTTTGTTGGCCTTATGTCCATGATCGACCCACCTCGTGCTGCTGTGCCTGATGCTGTTGGAAAATGCCGATCTGCTGGTATCAAG GTCATTATGGTCACTGGAGATCACCCAATCACAGCCAAGGCCATTGCAAAGGGAGTGGGCATCATCTCTGAGGGCAATGAGACAGTGGAGGACATTGCTGCTCGTCTCAACATCCCAGTCAGCCAGGTCAACCCCAG GGATGCAAAGGCCTGTGTGATCCATGGTACAGACCTGAAAGATCTGTCTCAGGATCAGATGGATGACATCCTGAGGAACCACACAGAGATTGTGTTTGCCAGGACTTCCCCACAGCAGAAGCTCATCATTGTAGAGGGTTGCCAGAGACAG GGTGCCATTGTGGCTGTGACAGGTGATGGCGTGAACGACTCTCCTGCCCTGAAAAAGGCTGACATTGGTGTTGCCATGGGAATCTCAGGCTCCGATGTGTCCAAACAGGCTGCAGACATGATCCTACTGGATGACAACTTTGCCTCCATCGTCACTGGAGTGGAAGAAG GCCGGCTGATCTTTGACAACCTGAAGAAGTCCATTGCTTACACCCTGACCAGCAACATCCCAGAGATCACCCCCTTCTTGCTCTTCATCATTGTCAACATCCCTCTGCCCCTGGGAACCATCACCATCCTCTGCATTGACCTGGGAACTGACATG GTTCCTGCCATCTCCCTGGCCTATGAAGCAGCTGAGAGCGACATCATGAAGCGTCAGCCCAGGAACCCAGCCAGGGACAAGCTGGTGAATGAGAGGCTTATCAGTATCGCCTACGGACAAATTG GTATGATCCAGGCTCTTGGAGGCTTCTTCTCTTACTTTGTGATCCTGGCTGAGAATGGTTTCCTGCCATCTATACTTGTAGGCATCAGACTCAATTGGGATGACCGCTCTGTCAATGACCTGGAAGACAGCTATGGACAACAATGG ACGTATGAGCAGAGAAAGATCGTGGAGTTCACGTGCCACACAGCCTTCTTTGTCAGTATTGTGGTTGTGCAGTGGGCTGATGTCATCATCTGCAAGACCAGGCGTAACTCTGTCTTCCAGCAGGGCATGAG GAACAAGATCTTGATCTTTGGCCTGTTTGAGGAGACAGCCCTGGCTGCCTTCCTGTCCTACTGCCCAGGCATGGATGTGGCACTCAGGATGTACCCACTAAA GCCAACCTGGTGGTTGTGTGCATTACCCTATAGTTTTCTCATCTTTGTTTATGATGAAATTCGAAAACTTCTCCTCCGCCGGAACCCTGGAG GTTGGGTGGAAAAGGAGACATACTATTGA
- the atp1a3b gene encoding sodium/potassium-transporting ATPase subunit alpha-3b isoform X1: protein MGYGRSDSYRVATTQDKDDRSPKKKKGGKDMDDLKKEVPITEHKMSVEEVCRKYQTDIVQGLTNAKAAEFLIRDGPNALTPPPTTPEWVKFCRQLFGGFSILLWTGAILCFLAYAIQAATEDDPAGDNLYLGIVLTAVVIITGCFSYFQEAKSSKIMESFKNMVPQQALVIREGEKVQINAEEVVAGDLIEVKGGDRVPADIRVVSAHGCKVDNSSLTGESEPQNRSPDCTHDNPLETRNIAFFSTNCVEGTARGIVIYTGDRTVMGRIATLTSGLETGKTPIAKEIEHFIHIITGVAVFLGVTFFILALILGYTWLEAVIFLIGIIVANVPEGLLATVTVCLTLTAKRMAKKNCLVKNLEAVETLGSTSTICSDKTGTLTQNRMTVAHMWFDNQIHEADTTEDQSGASFDKSSVTWVALARIAALCNRAQFKAGQESLPILKRDVAGDASESALLKCIELSCGSVRAMRDKNKKVAEIPFNSTNKYQLSVHETEDPNDNRYLLVMKGAPERILDRCSTILLQGKEQPMDEEMKEAFQNAYMELGGLGERVLGFCHLLMPEDQYPKGFAFDTDDVNFQTDNLCFVGLMSMIDPPRAAVPDAVGKCRSAGIKVIMVTGDHPITAKAIAKGVGIISEGNETVEDIAARLNIPVSQVNPRDAKACVIHGTDLKDLSQDQMDDILRNHTEIVFARTSPQQKLIIVEGCQRQGAIVAVTGDGVNDSPALKKADIGVAMGISGSDVSKQAADMILLDDNFASIVTGVEEGRLIFDNLKKSIAYTLTSNIPEITPFLLFIIVNIPLPLGTITILCIDLGTDMVPAISLAYEAAESDIMKRQPRNPARDKLVNERLISIAYGQIGMIQALGGFFSYFVILAENGFLPSILVGIRLNWDDRSVNDLEDSYGQQWTYEQRKIVEFTCHTAFFVSIVVVQWADVIICKTRRNSVFQQGMRNKILIFGLFEETALAAFLSYCPGMDVALRMYPLKPTWWLCALPYSFLIFVYDEIRKLLLRRNPGGWVEKETYY from the exons ATGGGG taTGGGCGGTCAGACAGTTACCGCGTTGCCACCACACAGGACAAAGATGACCGCTCccccaagaagaagaaggggggcAAGGATATGGATGACCTGAAGAAGGAAGTGCCCATT acGGAACACAAAATGTCTGTAGAGGAAGTATGCAGGAAATACCAGACCGATATTGTccag GGACTAACCAATGCCAAGGCTGCAGAGTTTCTGATCAGGGACGGTCCCAAtgctctcactcctcctcccaccaCCCCGGAGTGGGTCAAGTTCTGTCGCCAGCTGTTTGGTGGATTCTCCATCCTGCTGTGGACCGGTGCCATCCTTTGCTTCCTGGCCTACGCCATCCAGGCAGCCACTGAGGACGACCCTGCAGGAGACAAT ttgTACCTAGGTATCGTGCTCACAGCTGTCGTCATCATCACCGGTTGCTTCTCATACTTCCAGGAGGCCAAGAGCTCTAAAATCATGGAGTCCTTCAAGAACATGGTGCCCCAG CAAGCATTGGTGATCCGTGAGGGAGAAAAGGTCCAGATCAATGCTGAGGAGGTGGTTGCTGGAGATCTGATTGAGGTGAAAGGAGGAGACAGGGTCCCTGCCGATATCCGGGTGGTTTCTGCACATGGCTGCAAG GTGGATAACTCCTCCCTAACAGGCGAATCAGAGCCTCAGAACAGGTCACCTGACTGTACCCATGACAACCCCTTGGAGACCCGTAACATTGCTTTCTTCTCCACCAACTGTGTGGAAG GCACGGCACGTGGCATCGTGATCTACACTGGAGACCGCACTGTCATGGGCCGCATTGCTACTCTGACTTCTGGCCTGGAGACTGGCAAGACCCCCATCGCCAAGGAGATTGAGCACTTTATTCACATCATCACAGGTGTGGCTGTGTTCCTCGGTGTGACCTTTTTCATCCTGGCCCTCATCCTGGGCTACACCTGGCTGGAGGCTGTCATCTTCCTCATCGGCATCATTGTGGCTAATGTGCCTGAGGGGCTGCTGGCTACTGTCACT GTGTGTCTGACTCTGACTGCCAAGCGTATGGCCAAGAAGAACTGCCTGGTAAAGAACCTGGAAGCCGTAGAGACCCTGGGTTCAACCTCCACCATCTGCTCTGACAAGACAGGCACCCTGACCCAGAACAGGATGACCGTGGCTCACATGTGGTTCGACAACCAGATCCACGAGGCTGACACCACCGAAGACCAGTCTG GTGCCTCTTTTGACAAGAGCTCAGTGACATGGGTAGCTCTGGCTCGTATTGCTGCCCTGTGTAACCGTGCCCAGTTCAAAGCAGGCCAGGAGTCCCTGCCCATCCTGAAACGAGACGTGGCTGGCGATGCCTCTGAGTCGGCCCTGCTGAAGTGTATCGAGCTGTCCTGTGGCTCTGTCAGGGCGATGAGGGACAAGAATAAGAAGGTGGCCGAGATCCCCTTCAACTCCACCAACAAATACCAG CTTTCAGTGCATGAGACAGAAGACCCCAATGACAACCGCTACCTGCTGGTGATGAAGGGAGCCCCTGAGAGGATCCTTGACCGTTGCTCGACCATCTTGCTGCAGGGCAAGGAGCAGCCTATGGACGAAGAGATGAAAGAAGCTTTCCAGAATGCCTACATGGAGCTGGGAggactgggagagagagtgcTGG GTTTCTGCCACCTGCTAATGCCAGAGGACCAGTATCCCAAGGGCTTTGCCTTTGACACCGATGATGTCAACTTCCAGACAGACAACCTTTGCTTTGTTGGCCTTATGTCCATGATCGACCCACCTCGTGCTGCTGTGCCTGATGCTGTTGGAAAATGCCGATCTGCTGGTATCAAG GTCATTATGGTCACTGGAGATCACCCAATCACAGCCAAGGCCATTGCAAAGGGAGTGGGCATCATCTCTGAGGGCAATGAGACAGTGGAGGACATTGCTGCTCGTCTCAACATCCCAGTCAGCCAGGTCAACCCCAG GGATGCAAAGGCCTGTGTGATCCATGGTACAGACCTGAAAGATCTGTCTCAGGATCAGATGGATGACATCCTGAGGAACCACACAGAGATTGTGTTTGCCAGGACTTCCCCACAGCAGAAGCTCATCATTGTAGAGGGTTGCCAGAGACAG GGTGCCATTGTGGCTGTGACAGGTGATGGCGTGAACGACTCTCCTGCCCTGAAAAAGGCTGACATTGGTGTTGCCATGGGAATCTCAGGCTCCGATGTGTCCAAACAGGCTGCAGACATGATCCTACTGGATGACAACTTTGCCTCCATCGTCACTGGAGTGGAAGAAG GCCGGCTGATCTTTGACAACCTGAAGAAGTCCATTGCTTACACCCTGACCAGCAACATCCCAGAGATCACCCCCTTCTTGCTCTTCATCATTGTCAACATCCCTCTGCCCCTGGGAACCATCACCATCCTCTGCATTGACCTGGGAACTGACATG GTTCCTGCCATCTCCCTGGCCTATGAAGCAGCTGAGAGCGACATCATGAAGCGTCAGCCCAGGAACCCAGCCAGGGACAAGCTGGTGAATGAGAGGCTTATCAGTATCGCCTACGGACAAATTG GTATGATCCAGGCTCTTGGAGGCTTCTTCTCTTACTTTGTGATCCTGGCTGAGAATGGTTTCCTGCCATCTATACTTGTAGGCATCAGACTCAATTGGGATGACCGCTCTGTCAATGACCTGGAAGACAGCTATGGACAACAATGG ACGTATGAGCAGAGAAAGATCGTGGAGTTCACGTGCCACACAGCCTTCTTTGTCAGTATTGTGGTTGTGCAGTGGGCTGATGTCATCATCTGCAAGACCAGGCGTAACTCTGTCTTCCAGCAGGGCATGAG GAACAAGATCTTGATCTTTGGCCTGTTTGAGGAGACAGCCCTGGCTGCCTTCCTGTCCTACTGCCCAGGCATGGATGTGGCACTCAGGATGTACCCACTAAA GCCAACCTGGTGGTTGTGTGCATTACCCTATAGTTTTCTCATCTTTGTTTATGATGAAATTCGAAAACTTCTCCTCCGCCGGAACCCTGGAG GTTGGGTGGAAAAGGAGACATACTATTGA
- the rabac1 gene encoding prenylated Rab acceptor protein 1 produces MSSGAPKGENCLVDMDSKAGDLFIADEGHPTGTGGAGIMAKLWLPKGFSVAMVKEWVERRRVSIRPWASFVDQRKFSKPRNFGELCQRVVRNVDTYNSNYTFIFLGLILYCIISSPMLLIALAVFAGAFYIIHLKALESKLVVLGKELTVPHQMSLAGAISLPVFWLAGAGAAVFWVLGATLFVIGSHAVFRELEASDMEELLMEPV; encoded by the exons ATGTCATCTGGAGCGCCCAAAGGAGAGAACTGCCTGGTGGACATGGACAGCAAAGCCGGAGATTTGTTCATTGCTGATGAGGGTCATCCTACTGGGACGGGTGGAGCAGGAATCATGGCCAA ACTCTGGCTCCCCAAAGGCTTCTCGGTCGCTATGGTTAAAGAGTGGGTTGAGAGGCGTCGAGTGTCCATTCGGCCATGGGCTAGCTTCGTGGATCAGCGCAAGTTCTCCAAACCCCGCAACTTTGGGGAGCTGTGTCAGAGGGTGGTGAGGAACGTGGACACTTACAACAGCAACTATACCTTCATCTTCCTTGGTCTCATTCTCTACTGCAT TATCAGCTCTCCCATGCTGCTGATTGCCTTGGCTGTGTTCGCTGGTGCCTTCTACATAATCCACCTTAAGGCCCTCGAGTCCAAACTGGTCGTCCTTG GTAAGGAGCTGACTGTCCCTCACCAGATGAGTCTGGCTGGagccatctctctccctgtgttctggttggctggagctggagctgcagtCTTTTGGGTTTTGG GAGCGACGTTGTTTGTGATTGGCTCTCACGCTGTGTTCCGTGAGCTGGAGGCATCCGACATGGAGGAGCTGCTAATGGAGCCTGTATGA